The following coding sequences are from one Shewanella putrefaciens window:
- the acpS gene encoding holo-ACP synthase, which translates to MAIVGLGTDIVEIERIEAHVARSGDKLARRVLTEAELAIYIAHSQPNRYLAKRFAAKEAAAKALGTGIGRGVSFQHIHIGNTPDGAPTIRFTDGAQQRLAFLNGVFGHISIADEKSYAIATVILESC; encoded by the coding sequence ATGGCGATAGTCGGCCTAGGCACTGATATTGTCGAGATTGAGCGTATTGAGGCTCATGTTGCGCGTTCTGGCGACAAGCTGGCTAGACGCGTGCTGACTGAGGCTGAATTGGCGATTTATATCGCCCATAGTCAGCCGAATCGCTATCTTGCTAAACGATTTGCGGCAAAAGAAGCAGCCGCTAAAGCGTTAGGGACCGGTATTGGCCGTGGAGTGTCTTTTCAACACATTCATATTGGTAATACGCCAGATGGTGCGCCCACTATTCGCTTTACCGATGGAGCGCAGCAGCGTTTGGCTTTCCTCAATGGTGTTTTTGGACATATTTCGATCGCGGATGAAAAGTCCTATGCCATTGCGACTGTGATCCTCGAATCGTGCTGA